The proteins below come from a single Periophthalmus magnuspinnatus isolate fPerMag1 chromosome 7, fPerMag1.2.pri, whole genome shotgun sequence genomic window:
- the mrpl49 gene encoding mitochondrial ribosomal protein L49 encodes MSASVCLRCSGLRGAVWSALRLRPPAPGSPCAAAGLRLFSAPAPGETRPSIEESTAEYKFVERLIPPSKVPAPPPHTGPTPSGWVPPSPSPPDLPYMIRRSRMHNIPVYTDVTHGNRLITIVRKVEGDIWALEKDVKAFLKDVTGKDLPTQVNEVTMTLKVKGHFDRELKEWLLNKGF; translated from the exons ATGTCCGCCTCCGTGTGCCTCCGCTGCTCCGGGCTCCGTGGGGCTGTGTGGTCCGCCCTGAGGCTCCGTCCCCCGGCTCCAGGGTCTCCTTGTGCCGCGGCGGGTCTGCGGCTCTTCTCGGCTCCGGCTCCGGGAGAGACGCGGCCGAGCATCGAAGAATCAACCGCGgaatacaagtttgtggagcGGCTCATCCCCCCGAGCAAG GTCCCAGCCCCTCCTCCCCACACCGGCCCGACTCCGAGCGGCTGGgtgcccccctccccctcccctcccgaCCTTCCGTACATGATCCGGAGGTCACGCATGCACAACATCCCGGTGTACACGGATGTAACCCACGGCAACAGACTGATTACCATCGTGAGGAAGGTGGAGGGAGACATCTGGGCTCTGGAGAAGGACGTGAAGGCTTTTCTGAAGGACGTCACTGGGAAAGATCTGCCCACACAAGTCAATGAGGTTACCATGACGCTAAAGGTCAAAGGGCATTTTGACCGCGAGCTAAAGGAGTGGCTGCTCAACAAGGGATTCTAG
- the las1l gene encoding ribosomal biogenesis protein LAS1L encodes MKKKGTTGKKRHVVAWINKTEWDQVLEYLYSNDTSLQKHALHRISAWKSRYADNTPVAVECTADLVRCQVLDRCGHLKGHELALLYGTAMIRFINLITEKQQGRVARPLRRLAGKLNIPEWIVDLRHSFTHRKMPSIKWCRKGCKTVLDWLQQEYWSRQLSDGDWDSPSDAEDDDTFKDEITRQKEMENYKKVREILISYEKEQYQVLEIGGENMEKWPAPFEDMAWILAEIKQSALESSDLLVDVLLEDGFLVPTLEQLETLNCDTFNNASPQIPQSFLRFWLPLLKMLNSPMFIHLFLEKLFAELKLLGNEPNDNRAYFISAWITEVILCNSKKSDFHFETKGQRKARLKDRIFVSRIQLRWQQLLTACMEAPSASTPHLLKLILSDMEHPLPLETQENLLTLCSIYTQQSEPASPRKDQPIYTLESLHDKLQKSKQRQKNMERSSTNRENKMSESDAEKVRLLRGSPWQLCTENVIWKNYPLGKVPGQSDDPSCLMLENYSLMAVSDQPMELELLNHNITKMPPALKSEGLVWTATDVEKLKSGIKLF; translated from the exons atgaagaaaaagggCACCACGGGGAAGAAGCGGCATGTGGTGGCGTGGATCAACAAAACGGAGTGGGACCAAGTGCTGGAATATCTGTACTCCAACGACACGAGCCTGCAAAAACACGCTCTGCACAG GATCTCAGCGTGGAAGTCCCGTTATGCCGACAACACCCCGGTGGCCGTAGAGTGTACTGCAGATCTGGTGAGGTGTCAGGTGCTGGACAGGTGTGGGCATCTGAAGGGCCATGAGCTGGCTCTGCTCTATGGCACCGCGATGATCCGATTCATCAACCTCATCACAGAGAAACAGCAGGGACGAGTGGCACGGCCGCTCCGGAGACTCGCTG GTAAACTCAACATCCCTGAGTGGATTGTGGATCTGCGACACAGCTTCACCCACAGAAAAATGCCAAGTATAAAGTGGTGTCGGAAAGGCTGTAAAACAGTTTTGGATTGGCTTCAGCAGGAATACTGGTCCAGACAACTCAGCGACGGTGACTGGGATTCTCCATCGGATGCAGAGGATGACGACACGTTTAAGGATGAAATCACGAGACAAAAAGAAATGGAAAACTACAAGAAGGTTCGTGAGATCCTGATATCCTATGAAAAGGAACAGTACCAGGTTTTGGAAATTGGTGGTGAGAATATGGAGAAATGGCCGGCCCCTTTTGAAGACATGGCCTGGATCTTAGCAGAGATTAAACAGTCTGCGTTGGAGTCTTCCGATTTGCTAGTCGATGTTTTGCTGGAAGATGGATTTCTGGTGCCAACATTGGAGCAGCTTGAGACTTTAAACTGTGATACGTTCAACAATGCAAGTCCGCAAATTCCACAGTCGTTCCTACGGTTTTGGCTGCCTCTCCTCAAGATGCTAAACTCTCCCatgtttatacatttatttctcGAAAAGCTTTTTGCAGAGTTGAAACTACTCGGCAACGAACCGAACGACAACAGGGCGTACTTCATCTCCGCCTGGATCACCGAAGTTATTTTGTGCAACAGCAAGAAATCCGACTTCCATTTTGAGACGAAGGGCCAACGAAAAGCACGTTTGAAAGACAGAATTTTTGTCAGTAGAATTCAGCTGAGATGGCAACAGCTTCTCACTGCGTGCATGGAGGCTCCTTCTGCTAGCACCCCACACTTGCTAAAGCTAATCCTAAGTGATATGGAGCACCCTCTGCCCCTGGAAACCCAAGAAAATTTGCTAACGCTTTGCTCGATCTATACTCAGCAATCAGAACCAGCATCGCCAAGAAAAGACCAGCCAATTTACACTCTAGAAAGCCTGCATGACAAGCTGCAAAAATCCAAACAACGGCAAAAGAATATGGAACGGAGCAGTACCAATCGGGAAAACAAGATGTCTGAAAGCGACGCGGAAAAGGTTAGGTTGCTAAGAGGGTCGCCATGGCAACTGTGTACCGAAAATGTGATTTGGAAAAACTATCCTCTCGGCAAAGTTCCTGGACAGTCTGATGATCCTTCCTGTCTCATGTTGGAAAATTATTCCTTAATGGCAGTGTCGGATCAGCCCATGGAGCTGGAGTTACTGAAtcacaacatcacaaaaatGCCGCCTGCTTTGAAATCTGAAGGACTGGTTTGGACAGCAACGGATGTCGAAAAACTTAAGTCCGGAATAAAGCTTTTCTGA
- the haus7 gene encoding HAUS augmin-like complex subunit 7: MAGASKEKQLARQVYSLLQAVSCPLMEGLFLQEEDSILQLLCSPSQYRTDILTWICSSINPNFLNSKALLAKPRDPEIMTKEMALLGQELMLCKAKDLDLIRGSQSPVRQLVFLKQLLSLIPVSTNSDPSPDSDPKPNVEAELLLNELYSAENLPQLRHMIRPALDPWPAHIRYGMHKPSKEETLDLTALLLSTQTALEQLKTECDFLKDSQSSGVFSLSALRVAAGDLHQMMAAFRHIYETDLKSYCNRAPPSLSPETNIFKRVYKLMTACNTDLEILNELSEASEAMTKEVHQLQTQPRYWSRGEKHTLPDQLEELTRRYREFLSLLHT; the protein is encoded by the exons ATGGCGGGTGCTTCGAAAGAAAAACAACTCGCCCGTCAAGTTTACAGTTTATTGCAG GCTGTTTCCTGTCCCCTGATGGAAGGTCtgttcctgcaggaggaggacagTATACTCCAactgctctgctctccctctcagtATCGTACAGACATACTCACCTGGAtctgcagcag TATAAACCCAAACTTCCTGAATTCTAAAGCCTTGTTAGCGAAACCCAGAGACCCTGAAATAATGACTAAAG AAATGGCTTTGCTGGGACAAGAGCTCATGTTATGTAAAGCTAAGGACTTGGATCTGATCAGG GGTTCCCAGAGTCCTGTGCGTCAGCTGGTCTTCCTGAAGCAGCTCTTGAGTCTAATACCCGTCTCCACAAACTCTGACCCCAGTCCAGACTCCGACCCCAAACCAAACGTTGAGGCGGAGCTCCTCCTGAATGAGCTGTACTCTGCAGAGAACCTGCCTCAGCTCCGTCACATGATCAGACCAGCTCTGGACCCGTGGCCTGCGCACATCAGATACGGAATGCAC AAACCGTCCAAAGAAGAAACTCTGGATCTCACGGCTCTTTTGCTTTCAACTCAAACGGCCTTAGAGCAGCTAAAGACCGAG tgtGATTTTCTGAAAGATTCACAGAGCTCTGGTGTCTTCTCTTTGAGTGCGCTGAGAGTCGCAGCGGGCGACCTTCACCAGATGATGGCAGCGTTCAGACACATTTATGAAACTGATTTGAAATCCTACTGCAACAGAGCGCCCCCTAGTTTGAGCCCCGAGACCAATATTTTCAAGAGGGTGTACAAACTGATGACTGCCTGCAATACG GATTTAGAAATATTAAATGAACTTTCGGAGGCGTCTGAGGCCATGACAAAGGAAGTGCACCAACTACAGACCCAGCCGCGGTACTGGAGCAGAGGGGAAAAGCACACGCTGC CCGACCAGTTGGAGGAGCTGACTAGACGCTATCGAGAGTTCCTGTCACTGCTTCATActtag
- the LOC117373598 gene encoding selenide, water dikinase 3-like yields the protein MDCCVIPLRHGGLSLVQTTDFFYPLVEDPYMMGRIACANVLSDLYAMGITECDNMLMLLSVSQKMNEKDRERVMPLMIEGFRDAAEEGGTSVTGGQTVVNPWIIVGGVASVVCQPNEFIMPDGAVPGDVLVLTKPLGTQVAVNAHQWLDQPERWNKIKLVVSKEEVKEAYQEAMFSMATLNRTAAGLMHKFQAHAATDVTGFGLLGHANNLAAQQKNDVAFVIHNLPIIAKMAAVSKACGKLFNLIQGTSAETSGGLLMCLPREQAAKFCSEMKSQRAATGGQGGAWIIGIVEKGDRRARIIDKPRIIEVPPRGREATSPATSPATSPNLA from the exons ATGGACTGCTGTGTGATCCCTCTTAGACATGGAGGACTGTCTCTGGTCCAAACCACAGACTTCTTCTACCCCCTGGTGGAGGATCCATACATGATG GGTCGAATTGCCTGTGCCAATGTGCTGAGTGACCTGTACGCCATGGGCATCACCGAGTGTGACAACATGCTAATGCTGCTGAGTGTTAGCCAAAAGATGAACGAAAAG GACCGGGAACGTGTGATGCCGTTGATGATAGAGGGATTTCGTGACGCAGCGGAGGAGGGCGGGACTTCTGTCACAGGGGGGCAGACAGTAGTAaacccgtggatcattgtggGAGGAGTGGCCTCTGTCGTCTGTCAGCCCAATGAGTTCATCAT gccTGATGGAGCCGTTCCAGGAGACGTTCTGGTCCTCACTAAACCTCTGGGGACTCAGGTGGCTGTGAACGCTCACCAGTGGCTCGATCAG cCTGAACGATGGAACAAGATCAAACTGGTGGTGTCCAAAGAGGAGGTTAAGGAGGCGTATCAGGAGGCCATGTTTTCTATGGCCACTTTAAACCGCACAG cgGCCGGTCTGATGCATAAGTTCCAAGCGCACGCGGCCACAGACGTCACGGGCTTCGGGCTCCTGGGTCACGCCAATAACCTCGCCGCTCAACAGAAGAACGACGTTGCCTTCGTCATCCACAACTTGCCCATCATTGCCAAGATGGCCGCCGTCAGCAAGGCCTGTGGAAAGCTGTTCAACCTGATCCAGGGCACCTCCGCAGAGACCTCGg GGGGTCTGCTGATGTGCCTGCCTCGGGAGCAAGCCGCCAAGTTCTGCTCTGAGATGAAGAGCCAGCGTGCGGCCACCGGGGGGCAAGGCGGAGCGTGGATCATTGGCATAGTAGAGAAAGGAGACAGACGAGCAAGAATCATCGACAAACCGCGAATCATTGAAGTGCCGCCACGAGGGAGGGAGGCCACCAGCCCGGCAACCAGCCCGGCAACCAGCCCTAACCTTGCATAA